Below is a genomic region from Gemmobacter sp. 24YEA27.
TCGCCGCCGCCGATCACATTGCCGCCCCGCGCGGTCATCAGCCGGGGGCCGGCCTCGGTGCAGAAAGACTGCCGCCACGAGGCCACAGCGATCTCGGTCGCGGCTTTCGAGGCCGAGTAGGGGTCATGCCCGCCCAGCCGGTCGCCTTCCTCATAGGCACGGCCGGAGCCGTCATTCTCATAGACCTTGTCCGAGGTGATCACGAGCACCGCGCGCGGGCGTGCCAGCCGCTGCAGCGCGTCGAGGAGATGCAGCGTGCCCATCACATTGGTGGCAAAGGTCGCGACCGGTTCTGCGTAAGACCGCCGCACCAGCGGCTGTGCGGCCATATGCAGCACCAGATCGGGCTGCGCCTGTGCCACGGCCGCGTCAACCGCCGCCGCATCGCGCAGATCGACCAGATGCGAGGCCGCGAGATGATCCTCGCCCAGAAGCGTCGAGAGGTTCGGCCCGGGCTCCGGGGCCAAAGCGAGGCCGGTCACGGCCGCACCGCGCCGGGCCAGCCAGCGGCCCGCCCAGGCGCCCTTGAACCCGGTATGGCCGGTCAGGAGAACGCGCTTCCCGGCCCAGAAGTCGCTCGCGGAACCAGAGGTCACGACCAGATTTTCCAGGGCGCGGCCCCACCGGCCCAGAGCTTTTCCAGATGGTTGCGGTCGCGCAGTGTATCCATCGCGTGCCAGAACCCGGGATGGCGCCAGGCCTGCAGCTCGCCGTCGCGGGCGAGCCCCTCAAGCGGATCTCCCTCGAACGGGGTCGGATCTCCCTCGATCCGGTCCAGAACCTCACG
It encodes:
- the rfbG gene encoding CDP-glucose 4,6-dehydratase; this translates as MTSGSASDFWAGKRVLLTGHTGFKGAWAGRWLARRGAAVTGLALAPEPGPNLSTLLGEDHLAASHLVDLRDAAAVDAAVAQAQPDLVLHMAAQPLVRRSYAEPVATFATNVMGTLHLLDALQRLARPRAVLVITSDKVYENDGSGRAYEEGDRLGGHDPYSASKAATEIAVASWRQSFCTEAGPRLMTARGGNVIGGGDWSEDRLIPDIIRALAADEVPVLRNPTSTRPWQHVLECLDGYLTLLEAMTGDAPLPDALNFGPAEGAEPVAVGVLTNRLLSAMGRPTAFAQDSQTGPHEMALLGINSALAQKVLGWTPRLDAARTIGLTADWYAAWAEGQDVTALTDHQIALYEDIRP